The following proteins come from a genomic window of Dermacentor albipictus isolate Rhodes 1998 colony chromosome 8, USDA_Dalb.pri_finalv2, whole genome shotgun sequence:
- the LOC135918938 gene encoding uncharacterized protein isoform X1: protein MKPPVSSSSHANACAQNQCRAPDNQCSFTGKPVSSCVKAVVRGDACQNQLNGQADTSCVAGAIQVSVAESPQNGKISTCSQNGAERLSTNETHVNGRLDVGSKDDAEEADTTEAQQGSKVDANSECATGGLPWDDDEDLDKQLEAAYSGGTTVDTKDDDNFAAEDWETEITTPFYIGNNEEEELPKKPYLFGKKVFVPSDLHAATTRRGCPQFKVVEGQFDDADM, encoded by the exons ATGAAGCCACCAGTTTCATCCTCGTCTCATGCTAATGCGTGTGCCCAAAACCAGTGCAGGGCTCCAGATAATCAGTGCAGCTTCACAGGCAAACCTGTCAGTTCCTGTGTGAAGGCAGTTGTCAGAGGGGATGCCTGTCAAAATCAGCTGAATGGACAGGCAGACACCAGCTGTGTAGCTGGTGCAATACAAGTTAGTGTCGCTGAATCTCCGCAGAATGGCAAAATCAGCACATGTTCTCAAAATGGTGCTGAACGACTTAGCACAAATGAAACTCATGTGAATGGCAGACTGGACGTTGGATCAAAGGATGATGCAGAAGAAGCGGATACCACAGAAGCTCAGCAGGGAAGCAAAGTGGACGCCAACTCTGAATGTGCTACAGGAGGGCTTCCCTGGGATGATGATGAAG ATCTGGACAAGCAGCTTGAAGCAGCCTACAGTGGTGGCACCACAGTGGACACTAAAGATGATGACAACTTCGCAGCTGAAGATTGGGAGACTGAAATAACGACACCTTTCTATATAG GAAACAACGAGGAGGAGGAAT TGCCCAAGAAACCGTACCTGTTTGGAAAGAAAGTTTTTGTTCCTTCCGACCTTCACGCCGCAACAACACGTCGAGGGTGTCCACAGTTTAAGGTCGTCGAAGGACAGTTTGATGATGCTGACATGTGA
- the LOC135918938 gene encoding uncharacterized protein isoform X2, with translation MKPPVSSSSHANACAQNQCRAPDNQCSFTGKPVSSCVKAVVRGDACQNQLNGQADTSCVAGAIQVSVAESPQNGKISTCSQNGAERLSTNETHVNGRLDVGSKDDAEEADTTEAQQGSKVDANSECATGGLPWDDDEDLDKQLEAAYSGGTTVDTKDDDNFAAEDWETEITTPFYIVPKKPYLFGKKVFVPSDLHAATTRRGCPQFKVVEGQFDDADM, from the exons ATGAAGCCACCAGTTTCATCCTCGTCTCATGCTAATGCGTGTGCCCAAAACCAGTGCAGGGCTCCAGATAATCAGTGCAGCTTCACAGGCAAACCTGTCAGTTCCTGTGTGAAGGCAGTTGTCAGAGGGGATGCCTGTCAAAATCAGCTGAATGGACAGGCAGACACCAGCTGTGTAGCTGGTGCAATACAAGTTAGTGTCGCTGAATCTCCGCAGAATGGCAAAATCAGCACATGTTCTCAAAATGGTGCTGAACGACTTAGCACAAATGAAACTCATGTGAATGGCAGACTGGACGTTGGATCAAAGGATGATGCAGAAGAAGCGGATACCACAGAAGCTCAGCAGGGAAGCAAAGTGGACGCCAACTCTGAATGTGCTACAGGAGGGCTTCCCTGGGATGATGATGAAG ATCTGGACAAGCAGCTTGAAGCAGCCTACAGTGGTGGCACCACAGTGGACACTAAAGATGATGACAACTTCGCAGCTGAAGATTGGGAGACTGAAATAACGACACCTTTCTATATAG TGCCCAAGAAACCGTACCTGTTTGGAAAGAAAGTTTTTGTTCCTTCCGACCTTCACGCCGCAACAACACGTCGAGGGTGTCCACAGTTTAAGGTCGTCGAAGGACAGTTTGATGATGCTGACATGTGA